One window of Cupriavidus oxalaticus genomic DNA carries:
- a CDS encoding 2Fe-2S iron-sulfur cluster-binding protein, whose amino-acid sequence MPKVTFHKLGETFVDEVKPQTNLVVRAGIRQFPYPNLRYECGMGKCSKCACRVLAGAEHLPPPNWKEKKQLGERLEQGYRLACQLWIEHDIELAQDDLPAPAALATASAGA is encoded by the coding sequence ATGCCCAAAGTCACCTTCCACAAGCTCGGCGAGACCTTTGTCGACGAGGTCAAGCCCCAGACCAACCTGGTTGTCCGCGCCGGCATCCGGCAGTTCCCCTACCCCAACCTGCGCTACGAGTGCGGCATGGGCAAATGCTCCAAGTGCGCCTGCCGCGTGCTCGCCGGGGCCGAGCACCTGCCGCCGCCCAACTGGAAGGAAAAGAAGCAGCTCGGCGAACGGCTCGAGCAGGGTTACCGGCTGGCGTGCCAGCTCTGGATCGAGCATGACATCGAGCTGGCCCAGGACGACCTGCCGGCCCCCGCCGCCCTCGCCACGGCAAGCGCGGGAGCCTGA